A window from Tistrella bauzanensis encodes these proteins:
- a CDS encoding M3 family oligoendopeptidase: MPDGHEPARATFGDLPRWRLDDLYASPEDPALDADVARARSDAQAFAARYEGKLAALTPAGLADAIEAFERLEELMGRVGSYIGLMHVTRLDQAEAGRRYQTISERLTEISSLLLFFTLEFNRLDEALLEAGYAAEPRLARYRPWADQQRAFRPHQLEDRLEKLLLEKSVSGRAAWVRLFDESWAAARFTIDGEELTSDAVLSRLSDRDPERRRKAAAAFSAGLADRVPMLTLIYNTVVKDKEVEDRWRGFGRPISSRNLSNQVEDEVVDALIKAVREAYPRISHRYYALKARLLGVETMNFWDRNAAYPQDSDAHIPWSRAQDIVLGAFGGFMPEMADIAGRFFTENWIDAPVAPGKAGGAFSHPTVPSAHPYVLMNYQGKARDVMTLAHELGHGVHQTLAADQGLFLADTPLTLAETASVFGEMLTFRALLDAETDPERRRLMLASKIEDIINTVVRQIAFATFEMKVHDARREGELTPDVLGRLWFEVQTESLGPAFTFSDDYRNWWAYIPHFFHTPFYVYAYAFGECLVHALYAVHEQGDPDFAAKYRTLLATGGAKGHRELLAPFGLDAGDPAFWSRGLALIEGYIDRLEEEVAAAGL, translated from the coding sequence ATGCCTGATGGCCACGAGCCCGCCCGCGCCACGTTCGGCGACCTGCCGCGCTGGCGCCTCGACGATCTTTATGCCAGCCCCGAGGATCCGGCGCTGGACGCCGACGTCGCACGGGCGCGCAGCGATGCCCAGGCCTTTGCCGCCCGGTATGAAGGCAAACTGGCTGCGCTGACGCCGGCAGGGCTCGCCGACGCGATCGAGGCCTTCGAGCGGCTGGAAGAGCTGATGGGTCGGGTCGGCTCGTATATCGGGCTGATGCATGTCACCCGGCTGGATCAGGCCGAGGCGGGGCGCCGTTATCAGACCATATCGGAACGGCTGACCGAGATTTCCAGCCTGCTGCTGTTCTTCACTCTGGAGTTCAATCGGCTGGACGAGGCACTGCTTGAGGCTGGCTATGCGGCAGAGCCGCGGCTGGCGCGCTATCGCCCCTGGGCCGATCAGCAGCGGGCCTTCCGGCCCCATCAGCTTGAAGACCGGCTGGAAAAGCTGCTGCTTGAGAAATCGGTGTCGGGCCGGGCTGCCTGGGTGCGGCTGTTCGACGAAAGCTGGGCCGCCGCCCGCTTCACGATCGATGGCGAGGAGCTGACATCCGATGCCGTGCTGTCGCGGCTGAGCGATCGCGACCCTGAGCGCCGGCGCAAGGCCGCGGCGGCCTTCTCCGCCGGGCTGGCCGACCGGGTGCCGATGCTGACCCTGATCTACAACACGGTGGTGAAGGACAAGGAGGTCGAGGACCGCTGGCGCGGCTTCGGCCGGCCGATCTCGTCGCGCAATCTGTCGAACCAGGTCGAGGACGAGGTGGTCGATGCGCTGATCAAGGCGGTGCGCGAGGCCTATCCCCGGATATCGCATCGCTATTACGCCTTGAAAGCCCGGCTGCTCGGCGTCGAGACGATGAATTTCTGGGACCGCAACGCCGCCTATCCCCAGGACAGCGATGCCCATATTCCGTGGAGCCGGGCGCAGGACATCGTACTGGGCGCCTTCGGCGGCTTCATGCCCGAGATGGCCGATATCGCCGGCCGGTTCTTCACCGAGAACTGGATCGATGCGCCGGTGGCGCCGGGCAAGGCCGGTGGCGCCTTCTCGCACCCCACGGTGCCCAGCGCGCATCCTTACGTGCTGATGAATTATCAGGGCAAGGCCCGCGATGTGATGACGCTGGCCCATGAACTGGGCCACGGCGTGCATCAGACACTGGCGGCGGATCAGGGCCTGTTCCTGGCCGATACGCCGCTGACCCTGGCCGAGACCGCCTCGGTCTTCGGCGAAATGCTGACCTTCCGTGCCCTGCTGGATGCCGAGACCGACCCTGAGCGTCGCCGCCTGATGCTGGCCTCGAAGATCGAGGACATCATCAACACCGTGGTGCGCCAGATCGCCTTTGCGACCTTTGAGATGAAGGTGCATGATGCGCGGCGCGAGGGGGAGTTGACCCCTGACGTTCTGGGGCGCCTGTGGTTCGAGGTTCAGACCGAGAGCCTGGGGCCGGCCTTCACCTTCAGCGATGACTATCGCAATTGGTGGGCCTATATCCCCCACTTCTTCCACACGCCCTTCTATGTCTATGCCTATGCCTTCGGGGAATGCCTGGTTCATGCGCTGTATGCGGTGCATGAACAGGGCGATCCGGATTTCGCCGCCAAATATCGCACGCTGCTGGCCACCGGTGGCGCCAAGGGCCATCGTGAGCTGCTGGCCCCCTTCGGGCTGGATGCGGGCGATCCGGCGTTCTGGAGCCGTGGACTGGCGTTGATCGAGGGCTATATCGACCGGCTGGAGGAGGAGGTCGCCGCCGCCGGTCTGTAG
- a CDS encoding ABC1 kinase family protein — translation MTTEARTPADADADAVRDADGGDALASRSTAVGDDTAYAENDRLGGRIRRYARVGTGVGGLAARLAGERLLGLPMDRGRHAEDLRAALGGLKGPLMKAAQILSTIPDALPREYAEELAQLQADAPSMGWLFVKRRMATELGPDWRGRFGAFSREAAAAASLGQVHKAATHDGRPLACKLQYPDMSSAVEADLRQLKLIFGIYRRYDRAINPDQIHAELSARLREELDYGREGRQMRLYAHMLRDEPGVVVPDWLPELSTRRLLTMSWLDGQRLMSFQGADQAVRDHIAMNMFRAWYVPFYDYGVIHGDPHLGNYSVRPDDHRVNLLDFGCIRVFRPAFVKGVIDLYHALDRKDDELAVEAYRAWGFQTVDKPLLEVLNAWAGFLYRPLLQDKVQRIEEDGAGQAGRAVAGRVHAELKRLGGVTPPREFVLMDRAAIGLGSVFMHLKAEINWHRMFRDLIDDFDVDAMARRQDAALAVVDLERPAD, via the coding sequence ATGACCACCGAAGCCCGCACGCCTGCCGATGCCGATGCCGACGCTGTCCGCGATGCGGATGGAGGTGACGCGCTGGCCTCGCGATCGACCGCCGTCGGCGATGACACCGCCTATGCCGAGAACGACCGGCTGGGCGGCCGCATCCGCCGCTATGCCCGCGTCGGCACCGGCGTGGGCGGGCTGGCCGCCCGGCTGGCGGGGGAACGCCTGCTGGGCCTGCCGATGGATCGCGGGCGCCATGCCGAGGATCTGCGCGCGGCCCTGGGCGGTCTGAAGGGGCCGCTGATGAAGGCGGCGCAGATCCTGTCGACCATTCCCGACGCGCTGCCCCGGGAATATGCCGAGGAACTGGCTCAGTTGCAGGCCGACGCGCCGTCGATGGGCTGGCTGTTCGTCAAGCGCCGCATGGCCACCGAGTTGGGGCCGGACTGGCGCGGCCGCTTCGGTGCCTTCAGCCGCGAGGCGGCGGCGGCGGCATCACTGGGGCAGGTGCACAAGGCCGCGACCCATGACGGCCGGCCGCTTGCCTGCAAATTGCAATACCCCGACATGTCGTCGGCGGTGGAGGCCGATCTCAGGCAGTTGAAGCTGATCTTCGGCATTTATCGCCGCTATGACCGGGCGATCAATCCCGACCAGATCCATGCCGAACTGTCGGCGCGGCTGCGGGAGGAGCTGGATTACGGCCGCGAGGGCCGGCAGATGCGGCTCTATGCCCATATGCTGCGCGACGAGCCGGGGGTGGTGGTGCCGGATTGGCTGCCCGAGCTGTCGACCCGGCGGCTGTTGACCATGTCGTGGCTGGATGGTCAGCGGCTGATGTCGTTTCAGGGCGCCGATCAGGCGGTGCGCGACCATATCGCCATGAACATGTTCCGGGCGTGGTATGTGCCCTTCTATGACTATGGCGTCATTCATGGCGATCCGCATCTGGGCAATTATTCGGTGCGGCCCGATGATCACCGGGTGAACCTGCTCGATTTCGGCTGCATCCGCGTGTTTCGTCCGGCTTTCGTGAAGGGCGTGATCGACCTCTATCACGCGCTGGACCGCAAGGACGACGAATTGGCGGTCGAAGCCTATCGCGCCTGGGGGTTCCAGACGGTCGACAAGCCACTGCTTGAGGTGCTGAACGCCTGGGCCGGTTTCCTGTACCGGCCGCTGTTGCAGGACAAGGTCCAGCGGATCGAGGAAGACGGCGCCGGCCAGGCCGGCCGCGCGGTCGCAGGTCGGGTTCATGCCGAGCTGAAGCGTCTGGGCGGGGTGACGCCCCCGCGCGAATTCGTGCTGATGGACCGGGCCGCCATCGGGCTGGGCTCGGTGTTCATGCATCTGAAGGCCGAGATCAATTGGCACCGCATGTTCCGGGATCTGATCGACGATTTCGATGTCGACGCCATGGCCCGCCGTCAGGACGCGGCCCTGGCCGTGGTCGATCTGGAGCGCCCCGCCGACTGA
- a CDS encoding glutathionylspermidine synthase family protein, giving the protein MQRITHPPRPDWARRVETELGFVFHSPDGTVYWDETAHWAFSEAQIDQIEDAATAFHALALRAADRAVEQGRIGELGVPGFAVAAVAESWRRFRDGDMLEAPIYGRLDLAWTGEGPPALLEYNAATPTSLYETSVVQWHWLEDAGPSIQPGADQFNLLHEALVEAWRARGDALAGRPVHFTAADVAEDMATAGYLQAIATEAGLATKLVAINDIEFDEADRRFFDPDGTPIEALFSLYPPEWMLREDWGAPLIEAIEAGRLVLFEPLWKQMLSKGILALMHEIAPDHPGLLKAAFQPTAFGPGEQVVAKPMAGREGDGIEIVTLGPDGMPLPDSVVRQIGAGPRIAGDEGWVYQAFTPLAPAPGINGGPAGHAVLGVWVISDKAVALGIREDAGAITGVASRFVPHLFTPAAKD; this is encoded by the coding sequence ATGCAGCGCATAACCCACCCGCCCCGCCCCGATTGGGCGCGGCGCGTCGAGACCGAGCTTGGCTTCGTCTTCCATTCTCCCGATGGCACGGTCTATTGGGACGAAACCGCGCATTGGGCGTTTTCGGAAGCCCAGATCGACCAGATCGAGGACGCCGCCACCGCCTTCCATGCCCTGGCCCTGCGCGCCGCCGATCGGGCAGTGGAACAGGGCCGGATCGGCGAACTGGGCGTGCCCGGCTTCGCGGTCGCGGCGGTGGCCGAGAGCTGGCGGCGCTTCCGCGACGGCGACATGCTGGAGGCGCCGATCTATGGCCGGCTCGATCTGGCCTGGACCGGCGAGGGGCCGCCCGCCCTGCTTGAATACAATGCCGCCACGCCGACCAGCCTGTATGAAACCTCGGTCGTGCAATGGCACTGGCTGGAAGATGCCGGCCCGAGCATCCAGCCCGGCGCCGACCAGTTTAACCTGCTGCACGAGGCGCTGGTCGAGGCCTGGCGCGCCAGGGGCGACGCCCTGGCCGGGCGGCCGGTGCATTTCACGGCCGCCGACGTGGCCGAGGACATGGCGACCGCCGGCTATCTTCAGGCCATCGCCACCGAAGCCGGACTCGCGACCAAGCTGGTCGCCATCAACGACATCGAATTCGACGAGGCCGACCGCCGGTTCTTCGATCCCGACGGCACGCCGATCGAGGCGCTGTTCAGCCTGTATCCGCCGGAATGGATGCTGCGCGAGGATTGGGGTGCGCCGCTGATCGAGGCGATCGAGGCCGGCCGGCTGGTCCTGTTCGAGCCCTTGTGGAAGCAGATGCTGTCGAAGGGCATTCTGGCACTGATGCACGAGATTGCCCCGGATCATCCGGGTCTGCTGAAGGCCGCATTCCAGCCCACCGCCTTCGGCCCCGGCGAACAGGTGGTGGCCAAGCCCATGGCCGGGCGCGAGGGCGACGGCATCGAGATCGTGACGCTCGGGCCCGATGGCATGCCGCTGCCCGACAGTGTCGTGCGCCAGATCGGCGCCGGCCCGCGGATCGCCGGCGACGAGGGCTGGGTCTATCAGGCCTTCACGCCGCTGGCACCGGCTCCCGGTATCAACGGCGGCCCGGCCGGGCATGCAGTGCTGGGGGTGTGGGTGATCAGCGACAAGGCGGTCGCCCTTGGTATACGAGAGGATGCCGGCGCAATCACCGGCGTCGCCAGCCGCTTCGTGCCGCATCTGTTCACGCCGGCCGCCAAGGATTGA
- a CDS encoding DUF1190 domain-containing protein yields the protein MRRSRAVTTLLLAGTALTLAACGEDKEEVKLYGTAQACSAELTPADCAAAEAEALAAHAETAPRFEDIAACEADFGEGGCQPVPAEQQQQQASSGGSMFMPALAGFMMGRMMGNMGGYQGRPVYVDRGGYMYSGADRVGQARREDVFRNGQRGNWAGSANVARSTVTNPVKPAGTVSPARRSGGFGGTGARGFSVGG from the coding sequence ATGCGACGCTCCCGCGCCGTCACCACCCTGCTGCTGGCCGGCACCGCCTTGACCCTTGCCGCCTGTGGCGAGGACAAGGAAGAGGTGAAGCTCTATGGCACCGCCCAGGCGTGCAGCGCCGAGCTGACGCCGGCCGACTGTGCCGCCGCCGAGGCCGAGGCATTGGCCGCCCACGCCGAAACCGCCCCGCGTTTCGAGGACATCGCCGCCTGCGAGGCCGATTTCGGCGAGGGCGGCTGCCAGCCGGTCCCGGCCGAACAGCAGCAGCAGCAGGCATCGTCTGGCGGCAGCATGTTCATGCCGGCGCTGGCCGGGTTCATGATGGGCCGGATGATGGGCAATATGGGTGGCTATCAGGGCCGGCCGGTCTATGTCGATCGCGGCGGCTATATGTACAGTGGCGCCGACCGCGTGGGTCAGGCGCGGCGCGAGGATGTCTTCCGCAACGGCCAGCGCGGCAACTGGGCGGGATCGGCCAATGTCGCGCGCAGCACCGTGACCAACCCGGTCAAGCCCGCCGGCACCGTGTCGCCCGCACGCCGCAGCGGCGGCTTCGGCGGCACCGGCGCGCGCGGCTTTTCAGTCGGCGGCTGA
- a CDS encoding DUF350 domain-containing protein: protein MQTFLDYTIAALPDYLGFLATMAGLIAVFTAIYQAITPYHEIRLIRAGNRAAALSLSGTIIGLAIALNSVAAGAVSILDMALWGAIACISQLVVFLVVSRLLGDLRAGIEGDRMGYGVLLGGVSIATGIVNAGALTY, encoded by the coding sequence ATGCAGACCTTCCTCGACTACACCATCGCCGCCCTGCCCGATTATCTGGGCTTCCTTGCGACCATGGCCGGGCTGATCGCCGTGTTCACCGCCATCTATCAGGCGATCACGCCCTATCACGAGATCCGGCTGATCCGTGCCGGCAACCGTGCCGCGGCACTGTCGCTGTCCGGCACGATCATCGGCCTCGCCATCGCGCTGAACAGCGTCGCCGCCGGCGCCGTCTCGATCCTGGACATGGCGCTGTGGGGCGCCATCGCCTGCATCAGCCAATTGGTGGTGTTCCTGGTGGTGTCGCGCCTGCTGGGCGACCTGCGCGCCGGCATCGAAGGCGACCGCATGGGTTATGGCGTGCTGCTGGGCGGCGTGTCGATCGCCACCGGCATCGTCAATGCCGGCGCGCTCACCTATTGA
- a CDS encoding TetR/AcrR family transcriptional regulator has product MPYRPTEATERRKAERRSLILKAAREQIAAEGFRGTRVRLVAARAGVSEGTIYRYFPSMTALFTELLRMSAMRELEVATRAATGPGPGADRLAAAVRIHLTRALKRPRLAHALLAEPVAPDVEAVRLACRKGFHEMFADVMDQAIAGGEYHPFDTAMAAACITGAIDEAIIWPFAAVPDGAADNPQRIDFVVGFCMAGIAAFRRNAGVISPFRRA; this is encoded by the coding sequence ATGCCCTATCGTCCGACAGAAGCCACCGAACGCCGCAAGGCGGAGCGTCGCAGCCTGATCTTGAAGGCTGCCCGCGAACAGATCGCGGCGGAAGGCTTTCGCGGCACCCGCGTCCGGCTGGTGGCGGCGCGGGCCGGCGTGTCCGAGGGCACGATCTATCGCTATTTTCCCAGCATGACGGCGCTGTTCACCGAATTGCTCCGAATGTCGGCCATGCGGGAGCTGGAGGTCGCCACCCGGGCCGCGACCGGCCCCGGGCCCGGGGCCGATCGACTGGCCGCCGCCGTGCGCATCCATCTCACCCGGGCGCTGAAACGGCCGCGCCTTGCCCATGCCCTGCTGGCCGAACCGGTGGCCCCGGACGTGGAGGCCGTACGCCTGGCCTGCCGCAAGGGCTTTCACGAGATGTTCGCGGACGTGATGGACCAGGCGATCGCCGGCGGCGAATACCACCCCTTCGATACCGCGATGGCCGCGGCCTGCATCACCGGCGCGATCGACGAGGCGATCATCTGGCCATTCGCGGCCGTGCCCGACGGCGCCGCCGACAATCCGCAGCGGATCGATTTCGTGGTCGGGTTCTGCATGGCCGGCATCGCCGCCTTCCGGCGCAATGCCGGCGTGATATCGCCGTTTCGCCGGGCATGA
- a CDS encoding class I adenylate-forming enzyme family protein: MTAIRDAAGIATGGRPAVNWWPADTVEPADQPGLGDWLAAMAARHPARRAIDGDGGGLDYAGLDARVNRTARLLRAAGLGVGDRVAVLSENRTEYLELAFAAARSGVILAALNWRLSAGELAHCVGLVAPSLLIASQRFAAAAAGLLPDDRVRVFGRDYETALTHQSPEPLDSDDPAQGLDPEAGLLILYTSGTTGLPKGALISHRAELARLALSTGELGLQSGDGFVAWAPMFHMVSIEHAMHVLCTGGCVTVVDGADIPRLVDLAGTRPQWWLVLIPGMIERVVAEIRDRRARPGGWRPAPIRMVGALADLLPPDLVADVSGALNAPYWNSFGSTETGMLPAAGTRFAPGERPADLAKAPNGLHLWRLVGPDDHDVAPGAAGEIAVRGPTVFSGYWNAPEANARDFRGGWFHMGDLFRQRPDGRLDFVDRAKYMIKSGAENIYPVEIERVLMTHPRVGEAVVVRRPDRQWGEVPVAFVALADGAAAVTPDDLFAHCRAHLARYKCPREIRFVASRDDFPRSTSGKVQRKLLEARAMESMEGVA, translated from the coding sequence TTGACGGCAATCCGTGATGCCGCCGGCATCGCCACGGGCGGGAGGCCGGCGGTGAACTGGTGGCCGGCTGATACCGTGGAACCGGCGGATCAGCCGGGGCTGGGCGACTGGCTGGCTGCCATGGCCGCGCGCCATCCGGCGCGCCGGGCCATCGACGGCGATGGCGGCGGTCTGGATTATGCCGGCCTTGATGCGCGGGTGAACCGCACCGCCCGGCTGCTGCGGGCGGCGGGGCTGGGCGTCGGCGACCGGGTGGCTGTGCTGTCGGAAAACCGGACGGAATATCTGGAACTCGCATTTGCCGCCGCGCGCAGCGGCGTCATTCTGGCGGCCTTGAACTGGCGGCTGTCGGCGGGCGAGCTTGCCCATTGCGTCGGGCTGGTGGCACCGTCGCTGCTGATCGCATCGCAACGCTTTGCCGCCGCCGCCGCGGGGTTGCTTCCGGATGACCGGGTTCGTGTGTTCGGGCGCGATTATGAAACGGCACTGACCCATCAGAGCCCTGAGCCGCTGGACAGCGATGATCCGGCACAGGGGCTCGATCCGGAAGCCGGCCTGCTGATCCTGTATACCAGCGGCACCACCGGTCTGCCCAAAGGCGCGCTGATCAGCCATCGCGCCGAACTGGCGCGGCTGGCGCTGAGCACGGGGGAACTTGGCCTGCAATCCGGCGATGGCTTTGTCGCCTGGGCGCCGATGTTTCACATGGTGTCGATCGAACATGCCATGCATGTGCTGTGCACCGGCGGTTGCGTCACCGTGGTGGACGGCGCCGACATTCCGCGTCTGGTGGATCTGGCCGGAACCCGACCGCAATGGTGGCTGGTGCTGATCCCCGGCATGATCGAGCGGGTGGTGGCCGAGATCCGCGACCGGCGGGCCCGGCCCGGCGGCTGGCGGCCGGCGCCGATCCGGATGGTGGGCGCGCTGGCCGATCTGCTGCCGCCCGATCTGGTGGCCGACGTGTCGGGCGCCCTGAACGCCCCCTATTGGAACAGCTTCGGATCCACCGAGACCGGCATGCTGCCGGCGGCCGGCACCCGTTTCGCGCCCGGCGAGCGGCCAGCCGATCTGGCCAAAGCCCCGAACGGCCTGCATCTGTGGCGGCTGGTCGGTCCCGACGACCACGACGTGGCCCCGGGTGCGGCGGGCGAGATCGCGGTGCGCGGCCCGACCGTGTTCAGCGGCTATTGGAACGCGCCGGAGGCCAATGCCCGCGATTTCCGCGGTGGCTGGTTCCATATGGGCGACCTGTTCCGGCAGCGCCCCGATGGCCGGCTCGATTTCGTCGATCGCGCCAAATACATGATCAAATCCGGGGCCGAGAACATCTATCCGGTGGAAATCGAACGGGTGCTGATGACTCATCCACGGGTGGGCGAGGCGGTGGTGGTGCGCCGCCCGGACCGGCAATGGGGCGAGGTGCCGGTTGCCTTCGTGGCCCTGGCCGATGGCGCGGCGGCGGTGACGCCGGATGACTTGTTCGCCCATTGCCGGGCGCATCTGGCGCGGTACAAATGCCCGCGCGAGATCCGCTTCGTGGCCTCCCGCGACGATTTCCCGCGCAGCACCAGCGGCAAGGTTCAACGCAAGCTGCTCGAAGCCCGGGCAATGGAGAGCATGGAGGGCGTGGCATGA
- a CDS encoding glutathione S-transferase family protein, translated as MTGIILHHYDYSPFSEKIRLIFGMKQLEWRSVIVPAVMPKPQLLPLTGGYRHTPVMQIGADIYCDTRIIAREIERRFPEPPLHANLAEQGLSGVVEAWAERDLFWPLARYVSGINAERTEPGLNADRAALRGKPEPSPERLKQVARDSLGQALGEIRLIDQMLSDGRDYLLGGAAPSLADLSVYHGLWFLDALPIRCGAALDLYPRIRAWMRRVTRLGHGIRTELPAAVAIDIATAAYPEPLMPGCDGSAPAPGSLVTVRPEGYVTPPVTGVLVRADAARIVISRIDPTVGEVMVHFPRAGYVLRPAAGRGTAAAQPAAAGDDDISEDGPMALTGYDR; from the coding sequence ATGACCGGCATCATCCTGCACCATTACGATTATTCGCCGTTTTCCGAGAAGATCCGGCTGATCTTCGGGATGAAACAGCTTGAATGGCGGTCGGTGATCGTGCCGGCGGTGATGCCCAAGCCGCAACTGCTGCCGCTGACCGGCGGCTATCGGCACACGCCGGTTATGCAGATCGGTGCCGACATCTATTGCGACACCCGGATCATCGCCCGCGAGATCGAGCGCCGCTTTCCCGAACCGCCGCTGCATGCCAATCTGGCCGAACAGGGGTTGTCCGGAGTGGTCGAGGCCTGGGCCGAGCGCGACCTGTTCTGGCCCCTGGCGCGCTATGTCAGCGGCATCAATGCCGAGCGGACGGAACCCGGCCTGAATGCCGACCGGGCGGCCCTGCGCGGCAAGCCCGAACCCTCGCCGGAGCGCCTGAAACAGGTGGCGCGCGATAGTCTGGGGCAGGCGCTGGGCGAAATCCGCCTGATCGACCAGATGCTGTCCGATGGTCGCGATTATCTGCTGGGTGGGGCGGCACCATCGCTGGCCGATCTGTCAGTGTATCACGGGCTGTGGTTCCTGGATGCGCTGCCGATCCGCTGCGGTGCGGCACTCGACCTTTATCCGCGCATCCGGGCCTGGATGCGGCGGGTGACGCGGTTGGGGCATGGCATCAGAACCGAGCTGCCGGCGGCTGTGGCGATCGACATCGCAACAGCCGCCTATCCCGAACCGCTGATGCCGGGCTGTGACGGTTCGGCGCCGGCGCCGGGCAGCCTGGTGACGGTGCGGCCCGAGGGCTATGTCACGCCGCCGGTGACCGGGGTTCTGGTGCGGGCCGATGCGGCCAGGATCGTGATCAGCCGCATCGATCCGACGGTGGGTGAGGTGATGGTGCATTTCCCGCGTGCGGGCTATGTGCTGCGGCCGGCGGCGGGACGCGGCACCGCTGCCGCACAGCCGGCCGCTGCCGGGGATGATGACATAAGCGAGGACGGACCCATGGCGCTGACGGGATATGACCGGTGA
- a CDS encoding glucose 1-dehydrogenase: MTGALHPGQLDGRVVLLTGAASGIGAACAERMLDEGARVMMTDIDATRGRLLADRLGEMHHDRVAFTAHDVTDEAAWRAAIDAVGARFGAVGVVVNNAGVLPALCRLEDTSLEEWRRVSAVNLDGVFLGVKHAILAMKQTGGAIVNISSVAAMIGMPITGAYNATKAGVHMLTKCAALECAHLGYPIRVNSVHPGYVRTEMTDAIAERLGGDRFASRMQAVTPMRRLGEPREIADAVVFLASDRASYATGTALVIDGGWTAQ; this comes from the coding sequence GTGACCGGCGCCCTGCATCCGGGCCAGCTCGATGGCCGGGTGGTGCTGCTGACCGGGGCGGCATCGGGCATTGGTGCCGCCTGCGCCGAGCGGATGCTGGACGAAGGCGCCCGGGTCATGATGACCGATATCGATGCCACGCGCGGCCGGCTGCTGGCCGACCGGCTGGGCGAAATGCATCACGACCGCGTCGCCTTCACCGCCCATGACGTGACCGACGAGGCCGCGTGGCGGGCTGCGATCGACGCGGTCGGCGCGCGGTTCGGTGCTGTCGGCGTGGTGGTCAACAATGCCGGCGTGCTGCCGGCGCTGTGCCGGCTGGAAGATACCAGCCTTGAGGAATGGCGCCGGGTCAGCGCTGTCAATCTGGACGGCGTGTTTCTGGGCGTGAAGCACGCGATCCTGGCGATGAAGCAGACCGGCGGTGCCATCGTGAACATCTCGTCGGTGGCGGCGATGATCGGCATGCCGATCACCGGCGCCTATAACGCCACCAAGGCCGGCGTGCATATGCTGACCAAATGCGCGGCCCTGGAATGCGCCCATCTGGGCTATCCGATCCGGGTGAATTCGGTCCATCCGGGCTATGTCCGCACCGAGATGACCGACGCCATCGCCGAGCGGCTGGGCGGTGACCGCTTTGCCAGCCGGATGCAGGCGGTGACCCCGATGCGCCGGCTGGGGGAGCCGCGCGAGATTGCCGACGCGGTGGTGTTCCTGGCGTCGGACCGGGCCTCTTATGCCACCGGCACTGCACTGGTCATCGACGGCGGCTGGACGGCCCAGTAG
- a CDS encoding CreA family protein — MRSVVLPLLGLCGLAVVGVLSAGPAAAEEVGCVSTTFKLVGPNNKICVDSFRDPKIDGVVCHVSRAKTGGIKGAIGLAEDTSDASIACRQVGPVTIKSKLKEGEDVFRESRSWLFKRLQVVRFFDEPNNTLIYLSYSDELIDGSPKNAISTVPIMPWPDAK; from the coding sequence ATGCGTTCCGTCGTTCTGCCCCTGCTCGGTTTGTGCGGCCTTGCCGTGGTTGGTGTCCTGTCGGCCGGGCCGGCAGCGGCCGAGGAGGTCGGCTGTGTCAGCACCACCTTCAAACTGGTCGGGCCGAACAACAAGATCTGCGTCGACAGCTTCCGCGATCCCAAGATCGACGGCGTGGTCTGCCATGTCAGCCGCGCCAAGACCGGCGGCATCAAGGGGGCGATCGGTCTGGCGGAAGACACCTCCGACGCCTCGATCGCCTGCCGGCAGGTCGGGCCGGTGACGATCAAATCCAAGCTGAAAGAAGGCGAGGACGTCTTCCGCGAAAGCCGGTCGTGGCTGTTCAAACGACTTCAGGTGGTCCGCTTCTTCGACGAGCCGAACAACACCCTGATCTATCTGAGCTATTCCGACGAGCTGATCGACGGCTCGCCCAAGAACGCCATCTCCACGGTGCCGATCATGCCCTGGCCTGACGCGAAGTGA